The genomic DNA TGGGTAGGCTTTGCGCTTAATTTCCTACCATATACTGATAAGCTGTTAGGTTTCGATTAAAAAAGCCAAAGCATCAGAAGATTTTGTAGGCAGAAATTCAGTCACTTCGTAGCTGGCCAGCTTTTCGCGCTGAAAGGGATCTTGGGCCAGTATTTGCTCTAATTTCACTCTGTCTTTTACGCTTGCCAAAATGACCCCGCCGCTACGTGGTTGTTTGCGGCCAGAAAGTAGAAAATGACCTAAGCGGTATTGCTCATCAAGGAATGCAACATGCTCAGAGATAAAGCCATCAACTTCTTCTAGTGGCTTAATGTAGTTTAGAGAAACAATAAACAAAATAGCTCCTTAACTTGGCTATGTTATAGGTTTTCAACTTTTTCAAACTGACCAAAGAAGTAAGCGCCGCTAAAACCTGCAGCAAAAAGAGCCCACCCCACCCAACGCAGGTTTTCACCATCGAGAAGGGCGTGGCCAGTAATGAGTTCGCTAAGTAGCGAAATGAACGAGGGTAATAGCAGCAATAAAAACCACTTGGATTGACCACCCAGCTTAACTGCGCCTGCACAATAGGGGCAAACGAGAACGTTTCGCGAAAATTGAAACCATTTAGGTTTGGGAAGAGCGGGTCGACGACCAAGTTGGTTCAAGCCTATAGCTTCACTGCACCAGGGGCATTGCTTACGCATCACATATTTATCCTAGATGTATTACCTGCTACTAATTAGCAATATTGGTAAGGCTTGAGCATACCTGCCACTTTTTTATGCTAAAAGGCTCACTAATCTTCAATTGTTTTCGTTCCGCATTTTTCACATATAAGGTGCCTAGAAAACTCATCTGCTGAGGCGATAAATGGGCCAAGAAACCATCCTTTAATAATACCGGCAATAAATTCCTTTCTTTTACGGTGCTTAGTGTTTTCAAAAGGACTTGGTTTTCTGACTAATACTAAAATATGAGAAGTTCTTTCCTTGCAGGATTTGCAAAAACAGATTTCTGTCTGATTTGACATTAAATTTCCTTTTTGAATGCTAACGCCTGGATGTGTGGTGGCTTTGTTGCGAGGCATGAGCGGAAAAACCGTCCAAGCGATGCAGTAGCAGAGGCAAGATGCGCTTTAAGAACATGATACCCAACGAATACATTGGGCAGATCCATGGGTAAATCGTCCCTGAAGAATGCTACAGCCTTACCACTATTGAAGGATGACTCAGCTGCTGGAAGTGTTAAATATCTACAACTCATATTCGACCTAGAGCATATAAGCGCATATTCCTGTGCTTTTCATTAAGCCCAGTCTTGCAAGCGTTAATATGAGTTAGCACGTGGGTTTTATTCAATACTGGCAATAACTTACCAGTAAATGCAGAAGTGGTATAGCGCTTATTAATAAAAAACAAATCTAGAGCGGATTTAGCGCGCTAAGGCTTGGTGCAGTTTTTTCAAATAAATAAAAAAGTCAATTTTTTTATTGGCTTAGGTTAGGTGTGGTGAAGCTGTTCTGCGTTTTCGGCTAGCGTTGCCGCTAGCCTCCACTTAAGGCGCTGTCTGGGCGACTTTCAGCAACTTCTCGGTGACTGCGGCTAGTCCGACTTTGGGGGCATTTTGCAGGCTGTACCACAGCTCTTGCTCGTTCTCTCTTACTGCCGAATTAGGTGCCTCGCTTAATTCAATCAACGAGGGTTGAATATCTAAATGATAGTGGCTAAAGGTATGGCGCAGTGGTGCTAGCTCGTAAATAGCATCGTAACTCAGCTGCTGCTGTTCTAACCATTGGCTAATGCTGTCTTCTGGGGTGATTTCTGGAAAACAATATAGGCCGCCCCATAGCCCTTGCATTGGCCGTTGCACCAATAACTGTGGTCAAGATGTAAGTAGCCTCGAAAGAACTTAGTTCGCGGGTATTGGAGCTTAAGGTGTAGTGGTGGAGGGGCGTGGTGTTCGGCTGCGCCTGATAGCTATTTATTTGATTTTTAAATATTTAGTTTTGTATTGCGCTGTTGGTCAAGGTTTCGCCTTGACGGCGACGTCATTAAGCTTTGACGAGCAAAGAATAACGAAGCAAAAAGAAAGCTCGCCCTGCATTATCTTTATCCTGTGTTCAAGCTTACAAAGCGATGCTTTGTTTAAAGCTAAGCTTTCACCCCATTAACAAGGGCGTTGAAGTAACTCGCTTCGCTTAAACAGACTTCAACTTTGCTCCCTTTGTAGTGGTCAAGTAAAACTGGCCACGGTTTTATAGTTTTTCCAGTACAACTCTTCAGCCTGATTCGGTGGCAACATCTTGTTGTGCTGATGTGGCCTGACTTGGCTGAAATACCCTACGATATAATCCGTTATGGCGTGCTTGGCTTCTAAAAAAGTTCGGTAGCCTAGCTCTGGCATCCATTCTGTCTTCAAACTTCTAAAGAAACGCTCCATCGGCGCATTATCCCAACAATTACCACGGCGACTCATGCTCTGTTTGATTTGATATCGCCATAGCAACTGTCGATATTTAACACTCGTATATTGGCTGCCTTGGTCTGAGTGAAACATTAGTCCTTGAGGCTTACTCTCAGTTCATAAGCCATCATCAGCGCCTTGCTAATAAGTTTACTGTCAGGGCTCAAAGACATTGCCCAACCAACAGGTTTCCTTGCATATAAATCCAGTACAACCGCTAAATAAGCCCAACGATTCCCAGTCCAGACATACGTGATATCACCACACCAAACTTGGTTAGGCGCATCCACCGTAAACTGGCGAGCAAGAACATTGGGTGCAACAGGATGCTCGTGTGTCGCTCGTTTATAGCGATGCTTTGGTTGTTGGCAGCTAAACAACGCAAGTTCACGCATCAAGTTGCTAGCGACATAACGGCTTAAGGGTGTACCTGTTTGCGTAACCATTGCTGCAATAGTGCGAGCTCCCGCAGAACCTTCACTCACTTCAAATGCTTCTCGAACTTTCTCTTTAAGCACAATGCGATTCGGTGTTTCGCCGACCGCTTCATCACGCCAATATTTGTAACTACTTCGATGAACACTGAATAGCTGACATAAATGATTAGCGGGAAAGCTCTCTTGAAGCCGATGAATTAACGCAAACCTTTCAGCTCGTCCGACATCAAGAGAGCGGAAGCCTTTTTTAAAATGTCTTTTTCCATTTCAAGGCGTTTGACCTGCTTTTCTAGCTCACGAATACGGCGTTGCTCATCCGTCATGGGTGTCGCCTTAGGTGATTCACCACGGCGCTCTGAGCGAAGTTGTCGCACCCATTTATCCATCGTTGAGTTACCCACGCCCATGGCTTCAGCGGCCTCACGAACGCTGTAATTTTGGTCTACAACAAGCTGGGCAGCTTCTAGGCGAAATTCGGGGCTAAAGTTAGGTCTTCTTGGTTTTGTCATTAGTTCACCTGTTTTGTCTCTGAGGTGAGTCTATCACCTCTAATCAGGTGGCCAAATTCACTATGCCACTACACTTGTTCATTTGCGCTACTCGGCGAAGATGATGGGATTAAAAAGCGCAATCTGAGTATCGAGAGTGTTATAGGTATTTGCTCCATTGTTTGTTAGGCAGTTAGTCCAATAACACCTTAAACATCCGCCTTCACCCTTCACAAAACTGAACTTTTAGGGCTTGCGCACTTTTTCACTGTGATTATACACAGCCCCAAAATTTCTCAAGCTGCTTTTCTCAAAATGGTCTATAAAATTTGAACACTGTCTATTGATAAAATTAAAAGAAAACATCAAAGTAGACAATAAGTTAAAGATAGAGCATGAACAGCCTAGCGACCTGCCGCTAGGTCACACTTTCTGTGATAGGAAGCCTGCTCATTGAATGGGATAGGAAGCACGTGCTTCCTACTTAGCGTTAGCACCCTCACAATAACCAGGCTACGCAAAAACAATAAGAGAAAGGAAATACAATGGGTAAACAACTACTAGAAGAGATCGAAAACTGGAAGTTGGAAGCTAAACTAGAAGATAGCAAGAGATATTTTTATCATACTCGTGTGGTTGGTCGACTTCTTAAGGGAAATAAGTCCTATGTCATAGGCCGAAAAGGGACTGGCAAAACTGCTATAAGCGAGCATTTGGTTTCAATAGGCGAAGAGAACTACTTTGCTCAAAAGTTAACCTTCAAAAATTTCCCATTTAATATTCTTTATGAGCTTACAGATTCTGGTTACACCGAGCCGAATCAATATATTACTTTATGGAAGTATTTAATTTATTCCACTATAGGTCAAATGCTTTCTAAAAATCCGAAGGTAGACCTTGAATCAAGGCAAACTCTGGGTAAATTATTCGACCAAGATATAACAAATGCTCTACCGGGCGCAGTTGAACAGTGGACTGGATTTAAGTTTGATATAAAGGTACTCGGTACAGGAGTTGGTGTTGGTACGGATAAAAAGTCTGTAGACAATGCTGATCCCAATATTGGGAAAAGAGTAGAGATCTTAGAAAAATATATCGAAGGTAAACTAGGAGATGGAGCTTATGTCATCTTATTTGATGAACTAGATGAAGACTATAAAGATATTATTGATAGAGAAAAATATAGGAAGTACACAGACCTTTTAACTAGTTTGTTTAAAGCTGTTCAGGATGTGCGAGCGAGATTTTCAAAACATAAACTATATCCTATCGTATTTTTGCGTGATGATATTTATGACATCCTACAAGACCCGGATAAAACAAAGTGGACTGATTTCAAATACGAATTAGACTGGAATAGACAAAATCTTCAGAATCTCTTGGCATTCCGCATATGCAGAGCCATGCCTAACAATGATCGTGATGACCGCCCTTTCAATCAAGTCTGGGGTGGGGTTTTTGAAGGTGGAGAGGTTAAATATGGCCACAAAGACTCTAGACGAATTTCAGTTTTCGATTACATAACAAAAAATACTCAAAACCGTCCAAGGGATTATGTGCGCTATATGCAGATATGCGCTGATAGCGCATTAGAGAAAGGGTTGCATAAGGTCAATCCCAGAATTGTGAAATCTGAAGCAAAAGCTTTTTCCAACTATCTAAAGAGCGAGATGGAAGATGAGATACACGGTGTATTTCCTGAGATAAAGCAAATACTAAACCTGTTCACAAAACTCAGAAAACAAGAGATGAAGGTGCAGGAGTTTAGGGCTTTGTACGAGTCTGAAGTTAAAGAGGGAAATCTACCAAAAAGAGATTATCAATTTGTTCTTGAAATGCTGTTTATGTTTAGTGTTATTGGAAATGTTACCAAACAAAAGAATCATTTCATATTCAAATATCAAAATAAAGAAGCAAGGCTGAACATGAAGGAAAACATATGCGTACATCGAGGTCTCTTCAAGGCTCTTCAGATATTGTAGTGCTAACAAGCGCCTGCAATCGGACAGCCAAAACTGTCACTCAAATTGCTTTCGCAATATTAATTGCCTGTTTTAACTGCCGTTGAGGCGGGCGTTGTGAATCCAGCAAACTTTGGTTATAGATAGAATATCTAGATATGCAGAGTAAGAAATATATAAGCTTACTTAAAACGGAATCGATTTGAATAAATTAGCTCTCAGAGCAAATTATGCGTTGAAGGTTGTTAAATAAGGATATATTTTGATACTACCCGAAATAAAGCACATTTCTGAAACGGTTGAACTTCATGTTTTCGATTTGGTCGAATTAACGCCGGAAATTGTTAAGCAAATAGATCAAAATTTGGTCCAAATTTGTGAAGGCGATAGTGAGTCTCCTTTGCAATTAGTTAAATCAAATTTTCTTCGTTTTTTAGAATCAAAAGACTACCGGACCCGAATGGGTGCTGTTGCTGAGTTTTTTGTTCATCTTTATTTGAGGCAGACCAACCTAAAGCAAGAATTCTTATTCTTTAATTTGGAAGAAGGATCTATTAAGAAAGGCTTTGATGGCTTTTTTTCGAATGGTACTGAGGAATATTTAGTTGAAAGTAAATCAGGCTTGGATTCAACCACAGGAATAAGTCATAGGAACAAATTAAAGGAAGCTTTTGATGATATTTCTTCAGTAATTGCTGGAGATAGCAGAAAAAGCAAAAATAACCCTTGGAAAAATGCTTACAACCATGCAAGTCATATTGATGTTGGGGCAAGTAGGTCAATTCGAAAAAAGATTAAAGAACTTTCGAATCTGTTTGATAATAATCAGTTCAAGAGTGCAAGTGAATTTAATATAATTCCCTGCTCAAGCATATTTATTACAGATGAATGGAATCCAGATATATCGAGTGCTATTTTAAGGGCGGAGGAGCGTTTTTTTACAGGTTTGAAAGCGAAGTCACTAAAGGCAATTTGTCTTACAAAAGCGAGCTATGACTCATTTTTAAATTATTTAGGAGATGAGTTGTGAGTAGAATAAATAATTTAACATGGTTGAAAGACAATGAGCGGTTTCTGCAAATAAACTCTAAATTAGCCATGGATGTTTCACTGAGTGAAGATGAGTCCACTTTCTGTTTGTCTGTCGCTATTCTGCTCATTAAAGAATATGAAAAAGATAAAAGGAGAACATCTTATTTAGAGTTTGGGTATTACCTGATTTTGAATTATGCCTTGCAAAGTGATAATTATGAGCCGTTATTTGATCTGAGTACGAATTTAGGGTTTTACCCAATTTCAAAGTTTGTTCTTGAAAATGGTATGGTTGATGAAAAAAGGCTACACCATTATTTTGTCAATAACGGATTAAGTAAATTTAAGTATCAAGAAATAACTGAGACTCTAGAGCAGAGAAAGTTCAGAAATCAGCTGGTTGAAAGTGAAGCAAGAGATAACTGCTACATAGCCCCTACATCATTTGGAAAAAGTTCAATGATGGTCGAGCTAATCTCAGAGTTAGAATTAGATAAGATATTCATTATTGTTCCCACTAAATCATTACTCACTCAAACATATAAGCTAATTAACTCTACATTTACAGATAGGAAAGTCATATTTCATGATGAAATGTATGGTGGAGAGAGCAATTTTATAGCAATTTTCACTCAAGAGCGTGCACTTAGGCTTTTAAAGAGTGAAGATAAGATGAAAGTCGATGCTTTACTTTTGGACGAGGCGCACAATTTATTTGAGTCATCCTCCAGGAGTATTTTACTTAGTAGGCTCATTCGCAAAATAAGAGCAAGAAAACCGAACTCCAGAATCTTCTATTTTTCACCTTTAATTAGCGATAGCGATAATCTTAAGTTTGAAGAGCAGCAAAAAATAGACACCAAGCGCATCCAGTTTAACATTAAAGAAGCAGATATAAATGAATATCGGCTCAATGGAAGGGTGTACAAATACAACAGGTTTTTAAACGTTTTCTTCGACATTAAATCTGATCGAGATATGTTGACTTATATAGATGAAAATAAAAGGTCAAATAACTTCCTATATCTCAGAGCTCCACGAAAAGTAGAAAAGTTTGCTGGAATCTTAGCTGAAAAATTACCTTTTACTGAAAATAAAGAACTAGAGCAGTTAGCTATAACAATATCCAAAAATGTACACGAAGATTTTTATTGTGTTGAACTTGTCAAAAAGGGGGTTTTGTACATTCACGGAAAACTACCTGATCTTATCAAAGAGTATCTGGAGTTTAACTTTCGAAAAATAGGTGCGCTAAATTTTATTGTCGCAAACTCAGTAATTCTCGAAGGTGTTAATTTACCGATTGACAACTTATATATTTTGAATACTTATTCATTGGGCGCAAAGGAACTGACAAATTTAATCGGAAGGGTAAATAGGCTCAATGAAGTGTTTGGTGGAGAGAATCCCAGCTTAACTAAGTTAAGACCTTCTGTTCACTTTGTAAACTCAGAAGAATTCAATAGAGCCGGCAGTAACATGGCTACCAAAATCGGAACTTTAAAATCTGGCAAGTTTAGTGATGAAATTAAGAATCCGACTTTGCTTAATTTTGATATATCAAAATATGACCACATTATTGAAAATTCAAGTAGTCTCGAAGCTATTGACTCTGCTAGGAGGGGAAAAAGCAATGCCTTATCTATTATAGAAAGGGAGAATTTTCTTACCGAATCTCCACAGACTGAAGTTGACAGGATGAAAGTTCAGTTTTTGGAGTCAGGATTGCACTCTACATATTATGACTCTGGAAGTGCTTTTGACACTATTTTAGATAAGGTCGAAATTGTGCAAACAGATCCAGACAGCGATGAACTTGATCCAATTGAAAAGGTATACTTAATCTTCATATCTGGACTTGAGAATGAAATCATAGATTTATCCTTCGCTCGACTTCAGAACGAAAAAGCTCGAAATTACTATCGCTCGTTCGTGAAGAACATCCATGCTTTAACATTAAAAGAACATATAAACTCAACGGTTAAGTACTTTTACACAAATGCGTCTGAAACTGGAAATAATATATTCTATATTGGAAGTTCTTATGGAGAGCTTGCGAAGGATGGCTCAGTTATTGGAACCAAAACGTATATTGACTTGTCGACCAAAAGCCATAAGGAACTGGTAAACCTAGCATTAGTGAAGATAAAAATGGAAAGCGATTTTCTTTCATATAAGCTAAATGAGTTTGTTTCCCTCTTAAAAGATTACGGAGTTATATCAGAACAAGATTACGATATTTTCATTTATGGTACAGCAAAGAAAAGAAATACTGATTTAACAAAACTTGGCTTGAGCGGAGCAATAATTAAAAAGTTTGAATTAGACGGCCAGATTAAAAATATTGAAATAGATAATCTAGGGCATATTTTTGTTAATGGTGAATTCAAACAGTACTTGGAAATGCAAGATGATTTGGTGCAATTTGAAGTAAGGAAATACATCACTATCTAAGTGTTCTTTGTGATGGCAGAGAAATAAGCACTGTTGAAATATCACATAACAAGCCACTGTACTCGGAAATTTTACTCGCTCCGCTCCTAAAATTCCGGTGAGTGGGACGTTGACATTAATAGGTCCAGCAATGAACAATATCGAATATGTAAGCCTTCAAGACCTGGACAAAAATGAACTACAAAAAATCCTCAATAAAGGAAAAGTTCGAGAGCACCTAGTTTCACATGACGAGTTCGATCAAGCCTCATTGGAAGACTGGATTGCCGGCAAAGTTAAGGTAGATTCATCTAAGGGATGCAAAGTCAAAGGGATAAAAGTGAATGGCTCCGTAGCCGGTTGGTGCGGAATCCAATTCGAAGATGAAGCTTATGAGCTTGCTGTTGTGCTGGATGAAGAATACTGGGGTATTGGCATCAGAGTATTCAAAGAGGCTTTAGGTTGGGCATCCGAGCTAGGCCATAGCCACGTGGTTTTGCATTTGTTCAACACTCGCCCCGAGTACAGGTTCCTCAGGAAAATGGCATCGCGGGTTTATGAAAGCACTATATTCGGTCAAAAATACACGAGTTATGAGATAAAAGTCCCGTATGCGTAACAAGTAGGTCAAGTTCACTCCGCCCCTTACCATGGGCGTTGGTATGTGAATAGGAGGTTCCAGTGAATAAGGTAGTCAAAGAACGCTTCGATGAATATCCGGAAAATGCTCGTATTAGGCTAGAGGAGCTACGAAATTTAGTCTTTCAAATCGCATCTGATTTGGAGCTGGGTGAAGTCGATGAAACTCTAAAGTGGGGTGAACCCAGTTATAGTGTAAAAACAGGCAGCCCGCTAAGAATGGACTGGAAGCTAAAATCTCCTGACAATTATTACCTGTTCTTTAATTGCCAAACTAAGTTAGTCGATACATTTCGAGAATTGTATGGTGAAGAACTGGTGTTTCAGGGAAACAGAGCAATCGTTCTGTCCATATCGCAGGTGTTGCCAGAAACAGCAATCAAGTCCTGTTTAGAGTTGGCTTTAACCTATCAGCAGCGTAAAAATTTGCCTTTTTTGGGCGCGTGAAAAAATTCACATAAGCATTTACGACGGATTCGCTGCGCTTGGCGGCTTGAGTGTAAATTCAGTTTTTCCGTTTTAAGTGGTTTGTTGAGGTATTGCTGTTTTGCTTAGAATGCTAGGCTACAAAGCTATCGCCGCGATTAAAACGCTTTTATCTTGAACAAAAATTAACTGCGAAAGGTCAATAGGCCCTAGGTCTTAAGGACGATTTACTTGAATTTAAATCCACATCGAAAATGAATTCTAGAGACCCGCAGCGCTCGCGTTTTCCGCTGTTTAAAGCATAAGGTGATTGAATGGACGATCGACTATTACTGAAAAAAGGAATTGAAAATGGATCGATACACTGCGTTATCGGGTATCACTTCTGCTTGGTTGGAAACGCCGATTGCTTAGATGCATTTGAGCGCCTAGTGGGGCACAAGGTAGAGCTCGAAAGATCAATTGGTGATGATTTCA from Agarivorans gilvus includes the following:
- a CDS encoding YciI family protein — protein: MFIVSLNYIKPLEEVDGFISEHVAFLDEQYRLGHFLLSGRKQPRSGGVILASVKDRVKLEQILAQDPFQREKLASYEVTEFLPTKSSDALAFLIET
- a CDS encoding NUDIX domain-containing protein, which encodes MQRPMQGLWGGLYCFPEITPEDSISQWLEQQQLSYDAIYELAPLRHTFSHYHLDIQPSLIELSEAPNSAVRENEQELWYSLQNAPKVGLAAVTEKLLKVAQTAP
- a CDS encoding P-loop ATPase, Sll1717 family; this encodes MGKQLLEEIENWKLEAKLEDSKRYFYHTRVVGRLLKGNKSYVIGRKGTGKTAISEHLVSIGEENYFAQKLTFKNFPFNILYELTDSGYTEPNQYITLWKYLIYSTIGQMLSKNPKVDLESRQTLGKLFDQDITNALPGAVEQWTGFKFDIKVLGTGVGVGTDKKSVDNADPNIGKRVEILEKYIEGKLGDGAYVILFDELDEDYKDIIDREKYRKYTDLLTSLFKAVQDVRARFSKHKLYPIVFLRDDIYDILQDPDKTKWTDFKYELDWNRQNLQNLLAFRICRAMPNNDRDDRPFNQVWGGVFEGGEVKYGHKDSRRISVFDYITKNTQNRPRDYVRYMQICADSALEKGLHKVNPRIVKSEAKAFSNYLKSEMEDEIHGVFPEIKQILNLFTKLRKQEMKVQEFRALYESEVKEGNLPKRDYQFVLEMLFMFSVIGNVTKQKNHFIFKYQNKEARLNMKENICVHRGLFKALQIL
- a CDS encoding DEAD/DEAH box helicase, with translation MSRINNLTWLKDNERFLQINSKLAMDVSLSEDESTFCLSVAILLIKEYEKDKRRTSYLEFGYYLILNYALQSDNYEPLFDLSTNLGFYPISKFVLENGMVDEKRLHHYFVNNGLSKFKYQEITETLEQRKFRNQLVESEARDNCYIAPTSFGKSSMMVELISELELDKIFIIVPTKSLLTQTYKLINSTFTDRKVIFHDEMYGGESNFIAIFTQERALRLLKSEDKMKVDALLLDEAHNLFESSSRSILLSRLIRKIRARKPNSRIFYFSPLISDSDNLKFEEQQKIDTKRIQFNIKEADINEYRLNGRVYKYNRFLNVFFDIKSDRDMLTYIDENKRSNNFLYLRAPRKVEKFAGILAEKLPFTENKELEQLAITISKNVHEDFYCVELVKKGVLYIHGKLPDLIKEYLEFNFRKIGALNFIVANSVILEGVNLPIDNLYILNTYSLGAKELTNLIGRVNRLNEVFGGENPSLTKLRPSVHFVNSEEFNRAGSNMATKIGTLKSGKFSDEIKNPTLLNFDISKYDHIIENSSSLEAIDSARRGKSNALSIIERENFLTESPQTEVDRMKVQFLESGLHSTYYDSGSAFDTILDKVEIVQTDPDSDELDPIEKVYLIFISGLENEIIDLSFARLQNEKARNYYRSFVKNIHALTLKEHINSTVKYFYTNASETGNNIFYIGSSYGELAKDGSVIGTKTYIDLSTKSHKELVNLALVKIKMESDFLSYKLNEFVSLLKDYGVISEQDYDIFIYGTAKKRNTDLTKLGLSGAIIKKFELDGQIKNIEIDNLGHIFVNGEFKQYLEMQDDLVQFEVRKYITI
- a CDS encoding GNAT family N-acetyltransferase; the encoded protein is MNNIEYVSLQDLDKNELQKILNKGKVREHLVSHDEFDQASLEDWIAGKVKVDSSKGCKVKGIKVNGSVAGWCGIQFEDEAYELAVVLDEEYWGIGIRVFKEALGWASELGHSHVVLHLFNTRPEYRFLRKMASRVYESTIFGQKYTSYEIKVPYA
- a CDS encoding DUF1801 domain-containing protein, whose protein sequence is MNKVVKERFDEYPENARIRLEELRNLVFQIASDLELGEVDETLKWGEPSYSVKTGSPLRMDWKLKSPDNYYLFFNCQTKLVDTFRELYGEELVFQGNRAIVLSISQVLPETAIKSCLELALTYQQRKNLPFLGA